A single window of Mycobacterium sp. ITM-2016-00318 DNA harbors:
- a CDS encoding YchJ family protein → MSATDDCPCGGEERFCRCCRPLHAGERQASTAEELMRSRYCAYAVGDLDYLWRTWHPRTRPEALTPSDEVWTGLEILDVVAGQQGDDEGEVEFLAHYLLNRRSGTLRERSHFAARARRWFYVDGEVFG, encoded by the coding sequence ATGTCGGCGACCGATGACTGTCCATGCGGCGGCGAAGAGCGATTCTGCCGGTGCTGCCGACCGCTTCACGCAGGGGAACGGCAGGCATCGACCGCCGAAGAGTTGATGAGGTCGCGGTATTGCGCATATGCCGTCGGAGATCTCGACTACCTCTGGCGGACCTGGCATCCACGCACCAGGCCGGAGGCGCTGACGCCTTCGGATGAGGTGTGGACGGGGCTGGAGATCCTCGACGTGGTCGCGGGACAGCAGGGCGACGACGAAGGCGAGGTGGAGTTCCTCGCTCACTATCTCCTGAACCGACGAAGTGGGACGCTTCGGGAGCGGTCCCACTTCGCCGCGAGAGCCCGTCGTTGGTTCTACGTGGACGGGGAGGTGTTCGGTTGA
- a CDS encoding rhomboid family intramembrane serine protease encodes MTNPAPTCYRHPDRTTYVQCTRCQRYICPECMRDAAVGHQCAECVSAGAKTVRRPTARSGGPWGSTTPVVTYVLIAVNVIAFVVQMASSRVEAEFVMWSPAVAHGELYRLLTSAFLHSGITHILFNMFALFVVGPPLEIWLGRARFIALYFLSAIGGSVLIYLFSPLDVPTLGASGAVFGLFAATFVVGRKVNVDIRWVVIMIAINLVITFTVPSISWQGHLGGLVTGGVVAFAYAYAPAKVHIQVQVGATVAMVALFAALIWWRTSHLLALV; translated from the coding sequence ATGACCAACCCCGCGCCGACGTGTTACCGCCATCCGGACCGGACGACCTATGTGCAGTGCACCCGGTGTCAGCGCTACATCTGTCCGGAGTGCATGCGCGACGCCGCCGTCGGCCATCAGTGCGCGGAGTGCGTCAGCGCGGGAGCCAAGACGGTACGCCGGCCGACGGCTCGGTCCGGCGGGCCATGGGGTTCGACGACCCCGGTGGTCACCTATGTGCTGATCGCGGTCAACGTGATCGCCTTCGTCGTGCAGATGGCGTCGTCGCGCGTGGAGGCGGAGTTCGTCATGTGGTCGCCCGCCGTGGCGCACGGCGAGCTGTACCGCCTGCTGACGTCGGCGTTCCTGCACAGCGGGATCACTCACATCCTGTTCAACATGTTCGCGTTGTTCGTGGTGGGCCCGCCGCTCGAGATCTGGCTTGGCCGAGCGCGTTTCATCGCGCTGTATTTCCTGAGCGCCATCGGCGGCTCGGTGCTGATCTACCTGTTCTCGCCGCTGGATGTGCCGACTCTCGGAGCGTCCGGGGCCGTCTTCGGGTTGTTCGCCGCCACTTTCGTGGTGGGGAGGAAGGTCAACGTCGACATCCGCTGGGTCGTCATCATGATCGCGATCAACCTCGTCATCACGTTCACCGTGCCCTCGATCAGCTGGCAGGGACACCTAGGCGGGTTGGTGACCGGTGGCGTGGTGGCCTTCGCCTATGCCTACGCGCCTGCGAAGGTCCACATCCAGGTGCAGGTGGGCGCGACGGTCGCGATGGTCGCCCTGTTCGCGGCGTTGATCTGGTGGCGCACAAGCCACCTGCTCGCGTTGGTCTAA
- the ald gene encoding alanine dehydrogenase — protein MRVGVPTEIKNNEFRVALTPAGVAELVHRGHEVLIQADAGEGSSISDADFKRAGAQMIDSVDEVWAEADLLLKVKEPIGAEYTRLRQGQTLFTYLHLAASAPCTDALMSSGTTSIAYETVQTADGALPLLAPMSEVAGRLAAQVGAYHLMRTHGGRGVLMGGVPGVAPANVVVIGGGMAGDNAAAVAKGMGARVTVFDLNINTLRKIDAEYGGSIETRYSSRLDLEDAVKEADLVIGAVLVPGAKAPKLVSNATVAHMKPGSVLVDIAIDQGGCFEDSRPTTHDDPTFAVHDALFYCVANMPGAVPRTSTYALTNATMPYVVKLAERGWKGACAADPALAKGLSTHEGALLSEQVAADLDLPFTDPATVLV, from the coding sequence ATGCGCGTCGGCGTCCCGACCGAGATCAAGAACAACGAGTTCCGTGTTGCCCTCACCCCCGCCGGTGTCGCCGAGTTGGTCCACCGCGGCCATGAGGTGCTGATTCAGGCCGACGCCGGCGAGGGCTCCTCCATTTCCGACGCCGACTTCAAGCGCGCAGGCGCCCAGATGATCGACAGCGTCGACGAGGTCTGGGCAGAGGCCGACCTTCTGCTCAAGGTCAAGGAGCCCATCGGGGCCGAGTACACCCGGCTACGCCAGGGCCAGACGCTTTTCACCTATCTGCATCTCGCTGCCTCGGCGCCGTGCACCGATGCGCTGATGTCGTCGGGGACCACGTCGATCGCGTACGAGACCGTGCAGACCGCCGACGGCGCGCTGCCGCTGCTGGCACCGATGAGCGAGGTCGCGGGCCGACTCGCGGCGCAGGTCGGCGCCTACCACCTGATGCGCACCCACGGGGGGCGCGGCGTCCTGATGGGCGGCGTCCCGGGGGTGGCCCCTGCCAACGTCGTGGTGATCGGCGGTGGAATGGCCGGCGATAACGCCGCCGCCGTGGCCAAGGGTATGGGCGCTCGCGTCACCGTCTTCGACCTGAACATCAACACCCTGCGCAAGATCGACGCCGAGTACGGCGGCAGCATCGAGACCCGCTACTCGTCGCGCCTTGATCTCGAGGACGCAGTCAAGGAGGCGGACCTGGTCATCGGCGCGGTCTTGGTACCAGGCGCCAAGGCGCCCAAGCTCGTCAGCAATGCGACTGTTGCGCACATGAAGCCGGGTTCAGTGCTTGTCGACATCGCGATCGACCAGGGCGGCTGTTTCGAAGACTCGCGCCCCACCACACACGACGACCCCACCTTCGCGGTGCACGACGCGCTCTTCTACTGCGTGGCCAACATGCCCGGCGCGGTGCCGCGCACGTCGACCTACGCGCTGACGAACGCCACCATGCCGTATGTGGTCAAGCTCGCGGAGCGCGGTTGGAAAGGAGCTTGCGCCGCCGATCCCGCTCTGGCCAAGGGTCTTTCGACGCATGAGGGCGCGCTGCTTTCTGAGCAGGTAGCCGCCGACCTTGACCTGCCCTTCACCGATCCGGCCACTGTCCTGGTCTGA
- a CDS encoding DUF4334 domain-containing protein has protein sequence MLLADVIPNAPTTTDDALALFDASAATEPEFMIGTWHGAEMPTGHPLDGLLEASGWWGKRFVDAETVHPLLFPTANGRELRAVNPILAFSGLGVATRIPALRARKHVGIVNLASPILRTREPKARLRTTRYRGVDTATMIYDQLPVNDVFRKLDDRTVIGAMDLRGSKKPYFFVLTRDNSLQLR, from the coding sequence ATGCTTCTCGCCGACGTGATCCCGAACGCCCCGACGACGACGGACGACGCCCTCGCCCTCTTCGACGCCAGTGCCGCAACCGAACCGGAGTTCATGATCGGCACGTGGCACGGTGCCGAGATGCCGACCGGCCACCCGCTGGACGGCCTGCTGGAGGCCAGCGGATGGTGGGGAAAGCGGTTCGTCGACGCCGAAACCGTGCATCCATTGCTCTTCCCCACCGCCAACGGCCGGGAACTGCGGGCTGTCAACCCGATCCTGGCCTTCTCCGGTCTTGGCGTCGCGACGAGGATTCCGGCGTTGAGGGCTCGTAAGCACGTCGGCATCGTCAACCTCGCGAGCCCCATTCTGAGAACCAGGGAGCCGAAGGCCAGACTGCGCACGACCCGCTACCGCGGCGTCGACACCGCCACGATGATCTACGACCAACTGCCCGTCAACGACGTCTTCCGCAAGCTGGACGACCGGACGGTGATAGGGGCGATGGATCTTCGAGGATCGAAGAAGCCGTACTTCTTCGTACTAACGCGCGACAACTCACTGCAGCTGCGTTAG
- the bla gene encoding class A beta-lactamase, which produces MNRLSRRGVLVGGLAVAGLAACSQKPVLADPAEPVPPLYDRIQALQRRYNTKIGVYAVDFASGRTVSHLDGEPFAMCSTFKGYAAARVLQMVGNGDLTLDQQVFVDPTWAALPNSPRTAPNSGDRMTLGALCAAAVQVSDNCAGNLLLQTIGGPSAITGFARSIGDDRTRLDRWEIELNSAIPGDPRDTSTPHALGDGYRTLLTGDALPPPQRQQLEDWMRANETSSMLAGLPAGWTSADKTGNGDYGSTNDVGIAYGPAGQKLVLAIMTRSQGDDPNAPNNRPLIGEVASVLVPWLREN; this is translated from the coding sequence GTGAACCGACTCTCCCGACGCGGCGTGCTGGTCGGCGGCTTGGCCGTGGCCGGCCTCGCCGCATGCTCCCAGAAACCCGTACTCGCCGACCCCGCCGAACCCGTGCCGCCGTTGTACGACCGCATCCAGGCATTGCAGCGCAGGTACAACACGAAGATCGGCGTGTATGCCGTCGATTTCGCCTCCGGGCGCACCGTGTCCCATCTCGACGGCGAACCGTTCGCGATGTGTTCGACGTTCAAGGGCTACGCAGCGGCGCGGGTCCTGCAGATGGTGGGCAACGGCGACCTTACGTTGGACCAGCAGGTCTTCGTCGACCCGACGTGGGCGGCGCTGCCGAACTCCCCGAGGACTGCGCCGAACTCCGGTGACCGGATGACATTGGGTGCGCTGTGCGCGGCGGCAGTGCAGGTCAGCGACAACTGCGCGGGCAACCTGCTCTTGCAGACGATCGGCGGGCCTTCTGCCATCACCGGTTTCGCGCGCAGCATCGGCGACGACCGCACCCGGCTGGACCGGTGGGAGATCGAACTCAATTCGGCGATCCCCGGCGACCCCCGTGACACCAGCACGCCGCACGCACTCGGCGACGGCTATCGCACCCTGCTGACCGGCGATGCGTTGCCGCCGCCGCAGCGGCAGCAGCTCGAGGACTGGATGCGCGCCAACGAGACGTCGAGCATGCTCGCCGGCCTCCCCGCGGGCTGGACGAGCGCCGACAAGACCGGCAACGGCGACTACGGCAGCACCAACGACGTCGGCATCGCCTACGGGCCGGCCGGGCAGAAGCTGGTGCTGGCGATCATGACGCGGTCGCAGGGCGACGATCCGAATGCGCCGAACAATCGCCCGCTGATCGGTGAGGTCGCCTCGGTGCTGGTGCCGTGGCTACGGGAAAACTGA